The sequence CATCTACCAGCAATCTGCTAGACCTAGTAAGTCTATCAAACAACTGACTATAGAGAAACTTATTCATTTACAATGAAACGACGTACTATATTTATTTGGACACTTGCTCTTCTCTCTCCATCATCTCCAACTTTCTCTCCTCCCTTCCTCTCCCCTCCGTCCGTCCCCCCATTATCCACACCTCTCTCCACCGCACCTTTCAATCTCCGGAGATTGAAATGTCATTCGCTTCCGTTTGGAAAAAGTTCGCTTAAGAACAATGCAACACTGGCACGACTCAAGAAAACACCGTGAGCGTAAACTGCGAAGTCCACTGTCAGAGACAACGtcaaaatacaatatacaaaatacaataatattgTTTTGGTTGAacagatatatatttatttaaacccTTTGCTCCCGAAAAACAAAACTGACATTGACAATGAGAACTTTCATCTcagaatttgcattcagagcGAGTAAATTCTGATGATTCGGGTATGATTTATCGCTGGAGTCTTTCAGATCAGGGTTGAACGTGGGTCATTTTTATGTCGTAATGCGAAATGCATTTATTTACCCACATATTATACAACAAATTATATTCAACCCGGAATATAAAAACGCATCTCTATAAACGAGATAACCATATATTACCACCGACGTAGATAGATATAGCTGTGACAAAACTGCATAGATTCAAATACGCGTAggaattatatttgaaatgtcagATGTTTACGAGGATGAGGTACGTACATATCGTGGCAATACCTAGTTAAGAGACTTGATttaaaaatagaattcaacTCAGTCTTTAGATTTAGACTTAAATCTCGATTTTGAACGACGTCGGACCCGAATTTGTTACACGACAATCATGATGAGTTCAGGGCCTGTGTTTATATGGTGTTTGCGACTGGGAGCCTCGGTACTGTTTTCGTATTCATGCAATGTCCCCCAACCTTAAACCTTACCCTTTAACTTTTATTCTGGTTTAGGAATATCAATTCCGGAtcacaaactctctaccggccgcttctatcgggtttatAGGTTTAAAGCGTATTCTGGTCAAAATCAGAAGAGAATTCCAGAATCGCTAGAGACCAATCAAAACCTGCCTTTAAGATTTCTTTGAATTTCCTTTGTTCAACAGGCGACCAGCTCCGCACTGGACGAAGAACCGAAGACGCCCGATCAAAGTTTAGAAAGTTTGGACGATATCGACGAAGCTGAAAGTGGAAACGAAGGACATCATCACAGCGGACTGAAACGTAAAAAGAGTAAGAGATTACTGTTCTCAAACACGCGGCTGATGCAGTTTAAAACTCAGGAATGGTGGAACAAATCTATACGTCGAAGTACGTCGAAGTTAACTGTTGACATCGATCAGTTAGTTACAAATTTGATTGACATTTTGTctgatatgatatgaattattttaacCTGATTAACTTTGATCGCATTTGATTTTTCAGAGCACTCTGGTCAATTGCCTAAACAAACTTTCAATTCGTATTCCCCAACTGAAACGAAACCAGGGGTAAGTGTTCGGCCTTTACAACCACGTGggatacagttccacagttcagaatccagttccgcagttcagaatccagttccacagctgtgagttaagattttacTGAGAGTTAAATCAACGAAAATGTACAAATTTCCGCTCAATAGTTAGTTGATTGTAACTGGAATTGGATAATAAGTTCACAGTTGACTCTAGctcacactgtggaactggatctcaTGTAATAATGACTCGGATTGACAACATTTCAGGAATGCGATAATCCAAAAGATATTAACGCTACGTTCTCTTCATTCTATTATTACAGAAAATATTTGGCGCGCGGTTATGTGATCAGATAGAACAGTGTGGAGATGTATACGGTGTATTCATCAAACTGATCGACGCTATTGAAAACAGTACAGAAGGGTTAGAAAGTCACGGTATCTACCGTATAGGGGGCGCTATGCCCGTCGTGAAAAAACTGAGGGCTCTTATTGAAGAAGGTGCGTGTTTCAATGCGTTAATCATGAGGTCTTTCTTCAAACTAGGACTCAGTTACACAGGTTCTATGTTTCCAATCTCAATTGCTGTGGATCTAGGTTCATGGGTCATTTGCAGGACAGCCAatgcttagatttaagacttACTTAAGCCTTATATTGTGGTTCTATAAcgaatctaacaatttaagaccagtcttcgAATTTAAGACTACGTAACATTTGACTCCTTAAGTCATGCAACCGAGCTCAGAGTTCACGGGCTCGTGGTGCAACGGACAAGAACCAAGCATCAAAGCgataatcatttttgtttgtAGATTTTTCGACTGTAGAATACGATGAATATTCAGTGACGGTTCTCACTTCGATTCTGAAATCTTTCCTTCACGATTTACCGGAAACGCTGTTGACAGACGATCTGTACGACGAGTTCATCACGACGGCCGAGGCTGAGTCCGATCAGCAGGCTTTATGCCTTACAATTGTGATGAACAAATTGCCAGAAACGAATCGAAAAATTCTCGACCATCTTTTGACTCATTTAGCGAAGTAAGTTGAATATCCGTAACATGAAATCTCGACTAAGGAAGAATAAAGAATTCGAAAAGTTTCCTTGGGCTAGAAGTTAATTCGCCGTTTCGACTATCATCTTCATCGggattcctgaagatgaataaGTATGAATTCCTTATGATGACTATTGCTATAAAGTCGAAACATCGTATCATTCATAATGTCAACGACCTCTTTTGGAGCCTGACTTTCTATCTTAGGGTTGAATATCCTCGTTACAAAAGGGACTTATGCGATGCTTATCATGGTGTTCACAATGTCATTCTAAGCACATATTCTTGAcgaattattcatttcatttgacAGAGTTTGTTCGAAGATCGAGAAGAATTCGATGGGACCGAGAAACGTAGCGATCTGTTTCGCACCGAATTTATTAACGAAACGTCAAATCGATATGCAAGAAACGTCCGAGCACAACGACAAGTTAATCAAGTAggttttattagaaatttggAAATATTAGAATTATCTAAGAGTTGTAACGGAGAGTCGCTTTTGAATAACATGAAATCGTTAGCTTGATCTGGTAAATTTCAGGTCAATTATTTACCTTATGAAGCTACTGCACTAGTAGTGAAAGCCTGTGATTTCTAATAGAATCAAGTTAACCCTACAAGTACTACATGTTACTCATTTAATCGGggatatcaatgtatatagtgTTTGAAAGCCATACGTTTCGTTCCTGGGTTTGCGACACTAATATATAatagattaagaattttgggAGGGGCTGTTTTACAGAACGACAGCGGTCTGAGGCGCCATTAATCATCGCAATAACGCAATACTAATGAAACTTTATGAGATCATTTGGTCGACTACTAAATAGACCCCTATAACACGATGGTCTGGTGCTGCTATATTAGAGTATGGCGTTTCTTTATCGTGTCGTTTCTATACTTTTCAGAATCCTATCCGTGTTGATAGAGGATAGGCTACAAAAGTTAATACGAACTGGTGAAATACGTATTGAAGTAGAACAGGAAATCGTTGATGTGATGGAGGATTTGTTACAAAAACTAGAGACAAATGAAATACTAGTAGAGGAGGGTGAACAGAGTGACGTTGATGGAGGTCAGGATCAACTGTCTCCTACCACTATCAGCGCTATTATTCTAGCGAGTAAAGCTATTCTGGACGATTACGAGAGTATGTTTAAGCCGAAACCAGACACCGAAATCATGTTCGATCTTTTCGATATCGTTAATTCGGAAGAAGAGGCCGTTGTCTCGAGCGACGATGGTGGCGCTGATGATATCGTCAGGGGTTTGTTGGAAGAGATTCTGGAAGCCGTCGCTGAAAAATGCAATAACTGTGATTCGATATTCaaagatgtgaacgggaataATGAGACATTTTCTGAATTGACTTCAGCAGTTTCTGACGTGAATCCGGCGGCCGTGCACTTGTCGACATCTTCCGAACAGAGCGGCTCTAATTACGAGGACGTTttgaatgatgatattttcgaGGATGCCCGCGCGCGTATTCGAGGTTACGAGGGCCCGTTATCGTTACGGGATAGTAACGAATTCAGTCCGTCATCGGTTTCGAGTTTATCTGACGTTTCGACGAGTGAGAAAGCGACGGTAATTAATGACGTAAAACCGATTGAAATCGAGTCGGATTCGATTAGAAATGTTACCGCCGGGGATATTCACGATATTCCAGTGACGTCTGATTCGCCGTCAGACGGTGAAGATGACTTTCTAGATTGTTCAGATGATAAACTTTGTTTACTCAAAAATTAATTGGACGAGTCTTAAGCCTCCCCCGCTTATAGGAGCTCGGTTTATACACAAATTGGCGCGAGCTTCGGTGGATGTAACCAGCCTCTGGTAAGCGAGGATGCGAAACATCGATTGCCAGCAGAAATCAATGAATGAACGTCACTATCCCTCTCCCGACTAGGATTCGAACCGGAGGCGTCGCTACACTCAacgagtctcgatgccatcaggttcgaatccccgccGAAGGAGGATGAAACGTCGCCTCACATCGAAAGAAACGACCGTAGGTTTTGAGTGCAACATCCTGCCATCTGTGTGAATCCTTGCAATTACGCTGTGGGCATATCTCTGAAACGTGCTGTCACCTTGCAGCGAAAGGTGTAACTAATAGATGTACAGAATTACATTCCATGACATTGTACAATAAATCCATGTTAAATGTTTTATCTTTACCTTTGAAACCTATCTTTCCTGCTCTGAACATAGAAAAAATACAGCATTTATTCGACTTAATTTAAATGTATTCAGTCGAGGAGAGACTGAGATACAGTGTATATAGAATCCgttaattagaaaatattctatatttaattattcaatatcCTGtgcaaaatattaaaatacgAAAATCTAAACGAtatataaagaattgaataaatgaaataattcgaatcattatcagtaaaaagttgtttttatctaagttagaAAGTTATCAATCAACAGAGGTCAGAATGCAGTTCAGGATCTATTTCCACAgcttagtttcattttcgaatTCCAGTCGTTTTTCCAGTGATCCAAAACTAATTGATGAACtgaggggcggatccaggagtGGACTGATGCATGGTCCAGTGTCATTGGCGGACAGTGCGTCAGGGATCTTTCCCCGAGGAAAATTCGATGGAGCCCGgggattttgatgttttatgaCTGTATGCGCTCAAATGAATTGGTGCTGATTTTCCTGGCATTTTTAGGGGTGCGTGTAATAGTGGGGGCTAGTGTAAGGCTGCCCACAGGTGTGTATGGGAGGTGGGGTAGGCCCACAGGTGTGTGGGAGGTGGGGTAGGCCCACAGGTGTGTGTGTGGGGGGTATGATGAATGAGGGTAAACACGAAATACACGTTATTACTAACATAACGCGGTCGGTATAACAGTAAACTATATAAGCCCTATCTCTATCACTCTCGACTCGCTATATTTTACCGTGCCATCCTTCATGTATATCTTATCTACGCAAAATGCTCTAACAAAAAACCTACTTATGTTAGTAAATAATACGAGTGTATTCGCGCCAGTGGGGACGTTAGATTTCCTTACGGTTTCGCAGTCCGTATCGCGCACTGGCGACTCGCTGTCTGTAGTATGAAGATAACAACTACAACAACGCGTGTCACCGTCATCCAgcaaaaaacgaaataatttcCGTCGACGGCAAAAAACGGCAACGATTTCATTCAATGATTTCATTCGAAAACGTTCTATTATTTGTGATTACTGGCGACTCTATTGTGTTAATTGTAAATAGAAAAATCGGAACTACAGGAAATACGCAGTGGTTCCACGAAACCGTCTGCCCAACGATCGATCGATCGGTCACGCCGTCGACTCTGACaatgatgaaattgaagaaaaccGCACAATACGAAGAAAATGAAGTCACAATCGTAGTcaaaacgtcactactctcttagttttgagaatggctcatagaattgagtctaaacgtcactgctctcttagttttgaaaatggctcatagaattgagtctaaacgtcactactctcttagttttgaaaatgtctcatagcattgagtctaaacgtcactactctcttagtttctcTACTGAAGTTTTTAATTGAACTATGGACGTGGGAACCAACCACTGATACTTCGTAGTTATCGTCATCCTTTACTTGTGACCTGAAATCTATGTCAAAATACCATAAGTATTGCCGCCCACGAGACGGTTTATCTGATAAGCTTCTAAAAGCGGGCGATTTAGATCGTATCGGAATCGGGGATCAGAAAAAAAGACTAACTTTTCGATGAATTGCGCTTAGATTTTTCAAGCTATTGTTCGCTCGCTACAAACAGATGGTCTGGATTTTACGAGTGTCGCAACTCGTGCCGATGGGTGACACCAGACGGATCAAGCCGTTCTGTCATTTTTGTGGATTTTGAAACTAGATTATTAAAACGGTATGTGCGTTGTATAGCGTTGGCCGATATGGTGACAAAATGACTTCAGACCGCTGTTCCCGTTAACATTTTCAGATCCCAGAGCCATTGAGTTCGCATGAAGCTCTCGCTAGTTAATTTCAAAAGTTTGGAACTCAATAGACTGTGAAATGAAACCGGGATTCAATCCTAACACGCTTTGATTGACTATTTTTGCCACCAATCGTCTCAAAGATGAAAGAGTAAGTCGAATAAAACACTCCAATTCGTGTAAACTGCAGATAAATGAAGACATCACATTTCAAAACGgtagaatttctaaaaatgaaaccacaacgttacGGCTGTTGACAAACACAAAAATCATCTATGACTCCTTCATTTATCAAACGGTATATAAAGGTAAATCAGCGATGGCTTCTGATTCACGTAGTTTCAGTGAGAGATGATGCAGTAGTTTTAATCATCGAATCACTCACCGGAAAATCAACTCAATTCATCTGAGATAATCGATTCATGAGCGATGACATCGACGccacaaattgaaaaattaatcacGATATCTTTAATCTCATCCGACCCCTCCCCTCTCattctcctctcctctcctccctctctcaaCATCTATTAACAACCAATAATAATTCACTATAACTTCCTTCTTTCAGTCTCAGCAGTGTACAGGTTTACGTAGTTCCTCGCGGATGGAATCCATACTATCGCCACAATTTCTACATGGCACCGTATCTATAAACACCATGGCACGTCATTTTTAGAGTCGTATCATCGAGATGGATTTCTGCCACCCCGAGATCCACGGCCATGTTTGaccatattttcaataataatcaatGTAATCAACTTGTCGAagatgattactccaagcatCTACTAAAATCAGTGCTTGAGAAGCGTGTTTGGATGTATTCCATTCTAAACAATAGTCGAAGATCCCGTTCTTTcagttcgaaaaaaaaatattgccaattataaaaagatattaatACAAAACTGTGAATATATTTCgacatttgtatgttttattttttacaatagaatatatataatatatttatattttttgccTATTTATAATATTATACATTTCTGGTCCTTACAACCAGTTTGATcacaataaagaaaataaacgatttatacatgtattattataatatattgACAGCAGACATAATAAACATCGACGAACATTGAATTCTTatcatcagttttcaattCGAAGATAGTGTTTTGAAGAAAAGactattcaataaaatattacgAATTAGAATTACTTTTCAGTCTAAGGAATTGTTTTTGTATACGATACAACCAGCAGATAAAGATGTATTAGAAAAATTGCTTGCTCTAATCTCAGAAGGTAAGGTCCACGCTTTCTCCACGCGACCTTGTTATACCCGAAATCCGAAAACCCACTCATCCCCACCGAAAGCGACACATTAAAAAGAGTTGATTAATTTCGGTATCATCAGGTTTTTAGTTCAGCTGCCCAGACATCCTGTGGCCAGCCAGTCCGACCTCTACTGCGTTTTGGTTCCGATGATCCCGTCATTTTCGGGCTACTTCTGTCTTCACCGTCGGAGCCACCGTTCGTACTTATATTACCGGCCAATATCGCTTGCtacaaagataaaaataaCAGTTGTGATGGAATCTCATTAAAAATACATTCGCATACAAAAATTCATGCATTTGTAGTCACTCAATGTTAAGACCGGAGTTCTTACAGGTCAGGGAATCCATAATTCCTAGATATCTATATCCCTTAACATCGTTTAAAAGTTTCCTGGTTAAACAATAATAGCGCTGTTTCTTCACATTGCAAGAGGTTGGTTCCTTGACCACACCTAATCTTCAAGAACGacaaacaattcaaattcccgACTATTCTACTGATTTTCAAGTACAAAATTCCCAGCAGGATAGAATAAATAGATCACTTTAGGGAAAACCAGCACGCGACTGTAATAGTTTGGTTGCATGGTAAACTTTCGGAACAGGCGACGCGGGTGGAAAAACTGCGAAATCGGTGGTTGCGAGTAGCAGTTTTCTGCAATCTGTCCTGTCTTGTGTGTCCTCATGATTGGCTAATTGCTTTTGAAAGCTAGTCGTTTATCTACTCAGCTTTATCTAATCGTCAATAATTATAGCGACGTTCGGTTCGGGTGATTATTAGATTTCACTAGATACGGTAGCGCGATCGCCGGTATAAATTTTCTATAAACTAGCCTTAATCGTAGTTAATTGTGGTTTCACCGAATCGCATTATGTTCGCAAATTGGCCAGTTTGGAAACAACAGGCACGTGCAGGAGtttaatttgttattttgttaACAGACACGAGTCATAATACTAATTCGTCACTCGAATCATGTTCTGTCGACTATTCACAAAACTATTTAGTCAAACCTCCTGTAAAGACATGGAGGAATTTTCATATCTTCCAATCTGACGAATTTCCCCTatatttctatcaattttaGATAATATTCTACTTGTAAAGTGAAGAGATATCATTCCGAATATACATTGCAAATCAAGTCTTCTACGAGGGCCAGGGGCAATCGGAATTCCTTAGAGATTCCGCCAAGCCTCTACAAATTCCGGGGATCCGCAATCCCAGGCTTTACTATTACCGGGCAATAACAGGTACTTTCATGCTTGGATATACTTTTCATGTGCATATATCTATCATATCTTTCAAATATACGAATActgaatatttaattaatgaaCGATTTTTGTAACGACCCGAAGAAGGCTGAATTGAGACCTCCAACGTTGACTATTAGATGCTTACTGTCTCTTATCAATCTTGTCTatttaaatctattgaaataCGTATAAAAACTACGCTGTCTTTATTTGGTGACGAAGCGAAATGGTGATTGCTTTACAATACTGACACAATGTGACGATGAATCGAGGCGGCCCGGGCTGGCGACACAATTTCAGACGTCACGGGCCCGCCTTAATTTTGATAGATATGAAATTCCATGTCGAGAGACTCAATGTTTCACCACCAACACAAATTGCTCGATTGAATCATGGACtctttcgttttagagtccatgattgaATACACTTTCGTAGTTGTATACCTAAAAGCGCCAATATTCATTGGTTTATGATGATATCTTACGATAACGATCAAAGTGACTCTTAGCTACTTAGACAGTAGTTTCTATTATTACTTTCTCATCGGCGTCTGCTCGAAAATTACTTTAAAAAATCATCTGCCTTTGAAACAAATCATCCTACTTTGTATGAACATTGATGAGACAAAAAAATGTCCACGAATGGAAGGAtttgttatcatttttttccaaatcaaaaaatatatttaaattcaaGATTATTCATAGATTCAGGAAAACTGTTCGATGTTCCATTTAAAAAACTTTTCAGAATGATTTTCGCACGAAGGTGCTTGATTAAAAAGTGTCGAAGGAATAAAATTCTGACTGcagaaaataagaaatatcaaaacatcGGCTTCTGTATTAtctaaaaattgataattagaTCGATTTTAACGTTCTTGCATAAATAACTTATTCTAAAACATTCCACAATAAAAATATCGAAActgttgaaaaaatatcacGTATTTATACGTGGAATTTCAGTGTAATTAGTTTCACAGCGATTGGTGGGAATTCTATATAGATGGTAGCGTTAAAGACACCTGTTCTAAGCGACAGTCTGGAGCCAGACAACATCTGAACTAAATTTACTAACAAACGTCTAATATAAACAGGAAGTGTGTAGAGTATGTAGATGTTGACGACGAAGTCCATCGCAACTGAGAACGATGGCATCTTGTCCTCGTAGAGAAAACAGGTGAACGCGGGGCATGGCGCCATTTTTATCCCCAGTATCCTTTAGGTACCATGCATAtgttttgtttatatatatatatatatatatatatatatatatatatatatatatatatatatatatatatatatatatatatatatatatatatatatatatatatatatatatatatatatatatatatatatatatatatatatatatatatatatatatatatatatatatatatatatatatatatatatatatatatatatatatatatatatatatatatatatatatatatatatatatagcaccAGGGTGATACTACTGGCGTCAGGCCGTTACGGTAGAAACCTTAGATgagaaattatatttatgaCAGAACTTAAATCGAAACCGATCATCACGAGGGCTTTGTTGTTTTTAGAAAAGCCAGATTCGGACATGTGATGAATTATAGAATCAAAACCCTACatacacaaattcaaagaTACAATTTAATCCCAAACCCTCTCTTTCGTCTTCCTCTGGTCGGTTCGGTCAAAGGACAATTCCCTATTttatcatgaaaaaaaaaacaaattatgtctaaaatcaaaaatcaaaatctaaaGACACAATGTTTCGTAACAGTGGCCATGGATTCCTTGAATGTTTATCAGATTGAATAAGTTTTGAATTAGTGTATTTTCGAACCCGTATTTTCAGAATGCGCGGATGGCGAATTGACACGCCTCGATTGAATCATACGTGATGCGAATTACCGaatttaaaataacaaacagatcatcaaattatcccaGCAACAAGCATTCACAGGAACcacaaattaatttgtaaAGAGTGCCGAACCTGGAAATGTGGCGTTTCGACAGTCCCCGGGGATCGCGCACATGGCCCAACATCCGGCGGTTGGGACAAAACATCATTTCACAATAGACAGTGT is a genomic window of Tubulanus polymorphus chromosome 5, tnTubPoly1.2, whole genome shotgun sequence containing:
- the LOC141905787 gene encoding uncharacterized protein LOC141905787 isoform X4, whose translation is MCDMALPNTNHEQCDAEDEETDFESDKTHSWKPKNGEMIYVDDEFNDEDDSSTESEKLRMKEASKKIFTHYTRRSPHSEDNSDIFPTGSVSDERLLRGATDAVKNRRSVKYQNQNNSTANHDENDDVNDSAMVTMRRSTVGTKFSDPVAATTDNSSSTYSSVDDQDRDSIKTHESYESCQSDVFVPDARSSPVNELDTSAPKINPEKVKFLFTDDVPRPIIKRRKERSQSVTDLFRGVADNDDELPNRQHLQRRRKISSRIGARRVVAPLQQEPPPDITITKVYSASTSNLLDLATSSALDEEPKTPDQSLESLDDIDEAESGNEGHHHSGLKRKKSKRLLFSNTRLMQFKTQEWWNKSIRRKHSGQLPKQTFNSYSPTETKPGKIFGARLCDQIEQCGDVYGVFIKLIDAIENSTEGLESHGIYRIGGAMPVVKKLRALIEEDFSTVEYDEYSVTVLTSILKSFLHDLPETLLTDDLYDEFITTAEAESDQQALCLTIVMNKLPETNRKILDHLLTHLAKVCSKIEKNSMGPRNVAICFAPNLLTKRQIDMQETSEHNDKLIKILSVLIEDRLQKLIRTGEIRIEVEQEIVDVMEDLLQKLETNEILVEEGEQSDVDGGQDQLSPTTISAIILASKAILDDYESMFKPKPDTEIMFDLFDIVNSEEEAVVSSDDGGADDIVRGLLEEILEAVAEKCNNCDSIFKDVNGNNETFSELTSAVSDVNPAAVHLSTSSEQSGSNYEDVLNDDIFEDARARIRGYEGPLSLRDSNEFSPSSVSSLSDVSTSEKATVINDVKPIEIESDSIRNVTAGDIHDIPVTSDSPSDGEDDFLDCSDDKLCLLKN
- the LOC141905787 gene encoding uncharacterized protein LOC141905787 isoform X1; this encodes MCDMALPNTNHEQCDAEDEETDFESDKTHSWKPKEFIEKYGLLLPARRRYRSSPEELCSHVGNIIPIVTNREVIAISDDDKLYLDKALLELTERNAITIQRAVRKYIRREKLKTPSSLSSTGGRSVFKNGEMIYVDDEFNDEDDSSTESEKLRMKEASKKIFTHYTRRSPHSEDNSDIFPTGSVSDERLLRGATDAVKNRRSVKYQNQNNSTANHDENDDVNDSAMVTMRRSTVGTKFSDPVAATTDNSSSTYSSVDDQDRDSIKTHESYESCQSDVFVPDARSSPVNELDTSAPKINPEKVKFLFTDDVPRPIIKRRKERSQSVTDLFRGVADNDDELPNRQHLQRRRKISSRIGARRVVAPLQQEPPPDITITKVYSASTSNLLDLATSSALDEEPKTPDQSLESLDDIDEAESGNEGHHHSGLKRKKSKRLLFSNTRLMQFKTQEWWNKSIRRKHSGQLPKQTFNSYSPTETKPGKIFGARLCDQIEQCGDVYGVFIKLIDAIENSTEGLESHGIYRIGGAMPVVKKLRALIEEDFSTVEYDEYSVTVLTSILKSFLHDLPETLLTDDLYDEFITTAEAESDQQALCLTIVMNKLPETNRKILDHLLTHLAKVCSKIEKNSMGPRNVAICFAPNLLTKRQIDMQETSEHNDKLIKILSVLIEDRLQKLIRTGEIRIEVEQEIVDVMEDLLQKLETNEILVEEGEQSDVDGGQDQLSPTTISAIILASKAILDDYESMFKPKPDTEIMFDLFDIVNSEEEAVVSSDDGGADDIVRGLLEEILEAVAEKCNNCDSIFKDVNGNNETFSELTSAVSDVNPAAVHLSTSSEQSGSNYEDVLNDDIFEDARARIRGYEGPLSLRDSNEFSPSSVSSLSDVSTSEKATVINDVKPIEIESDSIRNVTAGDIHDIPVTSDSPSDGEDDFLDCSDDKLCLLKN
- the LOC141905787 gene encoding uncharacterized protein LOC141905787 isoform X5, whose amino-acid sequence is MIYVDDEFNDEDDSSTESEKLRMKEASKKIFTHYTRRSPHSEDNSDIFPTGSVSDERLLRGATDAVKNRRSVKYQNQNNSTANHDENDDVNDSAMVTMRRSTVGTKFSDPVAATTDNSSSTYSSVDDQDRDSIKTHESYESCQSDVFVPDARSSPVNELDTSAPKINPEKVKFLFTDDVPRPIIKRRKERSQSVTDLFRGVADNDDELPNRQHLQRRRKISSRIGARRVVAPLQQEPPPDITITKVYSASTSNLLDLATSSALDEEPKTPDQSLESLDDIDEAESGNEGHHHSGLKRKKSKRLLFSNTRLMQFKTQEWWNKSIRRKHSGQLPKQTFNSYSPTETKPGKIFGARLCDQIEQCGDVYGVFIKLIDAIENSTEGLESHGIYRIGGAMPVVKKLRALIEEDFSTVEYDEYSVTVLTSILKSFLHDLPETLLTDDLYDEFITTAEAESDQQALCLTIVMNKLPETNRKILDHLLTHLAKVCSKIEKNSMGPRNVAICFAPNLLTKRQIDMQETSEHNDKLIKILSVLIEDRLQKLIRTGEIRIEVEQEIVDVMEDLLQKLETNEILVEEGEQSDVDGGQDQLSPTTISAIILASKAILDDYESMFKPKPDTEIMFDLFDIVNSEEEAVVSSDDGGADDIVRGLLEEILEAVAEKCNNCDSIFKDVNGNNETFSELTSAVSDVNPAAVHLSTSSEQSGSNYEDVLNDDIFEDARARIRGYEGPLSLRDSNEFSPSSVSSLSDVSTSEKATVINDVKPIEIESDSIRNVTAGDIHDIPVTSDSPSDGEDDFLDCSDDKLCLLKN
- the LOC141905787 gene encoding uncharacterized protein LOC141905787 isoform X3, translating into MCDMALPNTNHEQCDAEDEETDFESDKTHSWKPKEFIEKYGLLLPARRRYRSSPEELCSHVGNIIPIVTNRENGEMIYVDDEFNDEDDSSTESEKLRMKEASKKIFTHYTRRSPHSEDNSDIFPTGSVSDERLLRGATDAVKNRRSVKYQNQNNSTANHDENDDVNDSAMVTMRRSTVGTKFSDPVAATTDNSSSTYSSVDDQDRDSIKTHESYESCQSDVFVPDARSSPVNELDTSAPKINPEKVKFLFTDDVPRPIIKRRKERSQSVTDLFRGVADNDDELPNRQHLQRRRKISSRIGARRVVAPLQQEPPPDITITKVYSASTSNLLDLATSSALDEEPKTPDQSLESLDDIDEAESGNEGHHHSGLKRKKSKRLLFSNTRLMQFKTQEWWNKSIRRKHSGQLPKQTFNSYSPTETKPGKIFGARLCDQIEQCGDVYGVFIKLIDAIENSTEGLESHGIYRIGGAMPVVKKLRALIEEDFSTVEYDEYSVTVLTSILKSFLHDLPETLLTDDLYDEFITTAEAESDQQALCLTIVMNKLPETNRKILDHLLTHLAKVCSKIEKNSMGPRNVAICFAPNLLTKRQIDMQETSEHNDKLIKILSVLIEDRLQKLIRTGEIRIEVEQEIVDVMEDLLQKLETNEILVEEGEQSDVDGGQDQLSPTTISAIILASKAILDDYESMFKPKPDTEIMFDLFDIVNSEEEAVVSSDDGGADDIVRGLLEEILEAVAEKCNNCDSIFKDVNGNNETFSELTSAVSDVNPAAVHLSTSSEQSGSNYEDVLNDDIFEDARARIRGYEGPLSLRDSNEFSPSSVSSLSDVSTSEKATVINDVKPIEIESDSIRNVTAGDIHDIPVTSDSPSDGEDDFLDCSDDKLCLLKN